From the Scatophagus argus isolate fScaArg1 chromosome 21, fScaArg1.pri, whole genome shotgun sequence genome, one window contains:
- the tubgcp2 gene encoding gamma-tubulin complex component 2 → MSEFRIHHDVNELLSLLHVRGGDGAEGYIDLLQKHRTPYVTTTVSAHSAKVKLAEFSKTPEDFLRKYEELKSKNVRNLDPLVYLLSKLCEDKETLQFLQQNAKERSESSANTTSTTTASYSLPQTTSKMSMQELDELRKKLGNVTASSNAPLPAEVTRKMLRDKHNKKNPTQPNPVFPNWVYDRPALLGDFITSPTPAADPAVAIGTMPLAAQEQALVEDLLFVLIGVDGRDITAQPVLGRQNRSFIVDSTLDMSVKELVNRILPVASYYSTITRFIEEKSSFEYGQVNHALTAAMRTLMKEYLILVTQLEHLQRQGLLSLQKLWFYIQPTMRTMEILASIASSVDKGECMGGSTLSLLHDRTFNYTGDSQAQELCLYLTKAASVPYFEILEKWIYRGIIKDPYSEFMVEEHELQKEKIQEDYNDKYWDQRYTIVQHRIPSFLQKMADKILSTGKYLNVVRECGRDVTCPDAKEVLYTLKERAYVEQIEKAYNYASKVLLNFLMEEKELVSRLRSIKHYFLMDKGDFFVHFMDLTEDELKKPVDDIVPPRLEALLELALRMSTANTDPFKDDLKIDLMPHDVITQLLRVLAIETKQEKAIINAEPTDVALSGLEAFSFDYIVKWPLSLIINRKALTRYQMLFRHMFYCKHVERLLCNVWISNKDFKQYSLRSPKWFAAAFALRQRMLNFVQNIQYYMMFEVMEPTWHVMENNLKTASNIDDVLCHHTSFLDNCLKDCMLTNPELLRIFSKLMAICVMFTNCMQRFTQSMRLERLSLEQGTMDGPPTQSEHAEEAERKRMTTKFLAEYVDALQSDAGFEATISKCDSNFSMLLLDLLDKLSIYSTNDCEHSMISIIYRLDFNGFYTERLERMAIERSQKAAA, encoded by the exons GTCAAATTAGCAGAGTTCTCTAAAACTCCAGAGGACTTCTTGCGGAAGTACGAAGAGCTCAAGTCCAAAAATGTTCGAAACCTCGACCCTCTTGTCTACCTGCTCTCCAAACTCTGTGAGGATAAAGAG ACGCTCCAGTTTCTGCAGCAGAATGCCAAAGAGAGGTCAGAGTCATCAGCGAACACAACATCAACCACAACTGCCAGTTACAGTCTGCCTCAGACCACCTCCAAGATGTCCATGCAGGAACTGGACGAGCTGCGAAAGAAGCTCGGCAACGTTACGGCCAGCTCCAACGCTCCTCTG cCTGCTGAAGTCACACGGAAAATGCTGAGggacaaacacaacaagaagAACCCCACCCAACCTAACCCTGTGTTTCCTAACTGGGTGTACGACCGTCCTGCTCTCCTCGGAGATTTCATCACTAGCCCCACCCCTGCAGCAGATCCAGCTGTGGCCATTG GCACGATGCCCCTGGCTGCTCAGGAACAAGCTCTGGTGGAGGATCTGCTGTTTGTCCTGATCGGAGTTGACGGGCGAGACATCACAGCTCAGCCTGTACTGGGTAGGCAGAACCGCTCCTTCATTGTGGACTCAACGCTGGACATGTCTGTCAAAGAGCTGGTTAACAGAATATTACCAGTTGCGTCATATTACTCCACTATAACACG CTTCATCGAGGAGAAGTCGTCCTTTGAGTACGGTCAGGTGAACCATGCGCTGACGGCGGCCATGAGGACCCTGATGAAGGAGTACCTGATCCTGGTCACTCAGCTGGAGCACCTCCAGCGGCAGGGCCTGCTGTCCCTGCAGAAGCTCTGGTTCTACATCCAGCCCACCATGAGGACCATGGAGATACTGGCCTCTATTG CGTCTTCGGTGGACAAAGGAGAATGTATGGGTGGCTCCACGCTGAGTCTTCTTCATGACCGAACCTTCAACTACACCGGCGACAGCCAGGCTCAGGAGTTGTGTCTCTACCTCACCAAGGCAGCCAGCGTCCCTTATTTTGAAATCCTGGAGAAGTGGATCTACAGGGGCATCATCAAGGATCCATACAG TGAGTTCATGGTGGAAGAGCACGagctgcagaaggagaaaaTTCAGGAGGACTACAACGATAAGTACTGGGATCAGAGGTACACCATTGTGCAACATCGCATTCCCTCCTTTCTACAGAAAATGGcagacaaaatattaagcacag GGAAATACCTCAACGTGGTGCGGGAGTGCGGCCGCGACGTGACGTGTCCTGATGCCAAGGAGGTCCTGTACACCCTGAAGGAGAGGGCTTATGTGGAGCAGATAGAGAAAGCTTACAATTACGCCAGCAAGGTCCTGCTGAACTTCCTCatggaggagaaggagctggTTTCCCGCCTgag ATCCATCAAGCACTACTTCCTGATGGACAAAGGCGATTTCTTCGTGCACTTCATGGACCTGACGGAGGACGAACTGAAGAAGCCAGTGGACGACATCGTTCCTCCCAGACTGGAGGCCCTCCTGGAGCTGGCTCTGAGGATGAGCACAGCCAACACGGACCCTTTCAAAGACGACCTCAAG ATTGACTTGATGCCTCATGATGTTATCACTCAGCTGCTGCGGGTGCTGGCCATCGAGACCAAACAGGAGAAGGCCATCATCAACGCAGAGCCCACAGACGTGGCCCTCAGCGGCCTGGAGGCCTTCTCCTTCGACTACATCGTCAAATGGCCGCTGTCGCTCATCATCAACAG GAAAGCCCTGACGAGGTACCAGATGTTGTTCAGACACATGTTTTACTGCAAACATGTCGAGAGGCTGCTGTGCAACGTGTGGATCAGCAACAAAGACTTCAAGCAGTACTCTTTACGTTCTCCCAAATG GTTTGCAGCTGCGTTCGCCCTGCGGCAACGCATGCTCAACTTTGTGCAGAACATCCAGTACTACATGATGTTTGAGGTGATGGAGCCCACCTGGCACGTCATGGAGAACAACCTGAAAACA GCCTCAAACATCGACGACGTGCTTTGCCACCACACGAGCTTCCTGGACAACTGCCTGAAGGACTGCATGCTCACCAACCCCGAGCTTCTCAGGATCTTCTCCAAACTCATGGCCATCTGCGTCATGTTCACAAACTGCATGCAG CGGTTCACTCAGAGCATGAGATTAGAGCGTCTCTCTCTGGAACAAGGGACGATGGACGGTCCTCCCACTCAGAGTGAACATgctgaggaggcagagaggaagaggatgaccACTAAG TTTTTAGCCGAGTACGTGGACGCCCTGCAGTCTGACGCAGGCTTTGAAGCCACCATCAGTAAGTGTGACAGTAACTTCagcatgctgctgctggaccTGCTGGACAAGCTGAGCATCTACAGCACCAACGACTGTGAGCACAGCATGATCAGCATCATCTACAG GCTGGACTTCAATGGATTCTACACTGAGCGGCTAGAGAGGATGGCCATAGAGCGGAGTCAGAAAGCAGCAGCGTAG
- the adam8b gene encoding zinc metalloproteinase-disintegrin-like BjussuMP-1 produces MRASFRAERTMMGANTVSLWLTWACLVQTSALLSHVDRYEVVTPHRLAGRQKRSARDGQVHPDTIRYELAFEGRNHTLHLEKNRNLVGRGYTETRYSEDGRRVTTSPNEDHCFYHGRVEGVKDSSVSVGICSGISGFVRARQQVYLIEPLGQSDDGPHAVYRREQLKVSGRPGCGSSSNGSLYDRDQSPPLAGLYRTRSWRSKPIAGPQKFVELVVVVDNTEYKRYGRETKSRILGVINHVDKLYRPLNIRVVLVGLEIWTHKDYIDVDVNSETALDNFLLWRQADLLQRVKHDTAQFVTGKDFDGDTVGLANKFAMCTENSGGVNQDHHDNPIGLASTIAHEMGHNFGLSHDAAGCACGPSYSSGNCVMADKLRTGSQAFPEFFSDCSVEQLAEFMERAQPSCLSKPLSSIKTIAVVPRCGNALLDPGEECDCGTVEECNNPCCDASTCRLTGGSQCAHGQCCDNCQFKPAGSVCRKSAGDCDLPEYCTGVSQDCPEDSFHMNGKPCYNQAQGYCYDGQCPTHEQHCWRLFGTGTRVGLDVCFDLNKRGEEGANCGRNRFGYTPCTAQNLKCGSIFCDGGGESITGKRAAYTVYSIQCKLAVDDDKTRSIDMVPRGTRCGPNKVCLDNRCVDLSVYGKKEDCAKKCNNNGVCNHKQECHCNPGWAPPYCDIQYADLPQGQTGIIAAVCAVLSILLVVTVIIAGLMCCRKDNMDSYTSKRKVHSAPDRLNPMFQEPGAKDRPQISQPTFVESTATQACAPLIVMATPSRPAPQPPKKPSSVSSTSQTEPTQMPQPPSKPLPPLNQTQYKAAKPSPPPVPPAKPSPPPAAGIKACTPPVPPAKPHVHRLT; encoded by the exons ATGAGAGCCAGTTTCCGAGCAGAGCGCACCATGATGGGAGCGAACACGGTCTCACTGTGGCTGACATGGG CGTGTCTCGTGCAGACGTCCGCACTGCTGTCTCACGTGGACAGGTACGAGGTGGTCACACCTCACAGACTTGCggggagacagaagaggagcGCGCGGGACGGCCAG GTTCATCCTGACACCATTCGGTACGAGTTGGCCTTTGAGGGCAGGAACCACACGCTTCATCTGGAGAAAAACAG GAACCTTGTTGGAAGAGGCTACACTGAAACTCGTTATTCAGAAGACGGAAGACGTGTGACGACGTCACCGAACGAG GATCACTGCTTCTACCACGGCCGCGTCGAAGGCGTGAAGGACTCCTCCGTCAGCGTCGGGATTTGCTCGGGCATCAG TGGCTTTGTGAGGGCCCGGCAGCAGGTTTACCTGATCGAGCCCCTGGGACAGTCCGACGATGGACCCCATGCAGTTTACAGACGGGAGCAGCTGAAGGTCAGCGGGAGGCCCGGCTGTGGCTCCTCGTCCAACGGCTCACTGTACGACCGGGACCAGAGCCCGCCGCTCGCCGGCCTCTACAGGACCAGATCCTGG AGATCGAAACCCATCGCGGGTCCGCAGAAGTTTGTCGAGCTGGTCGTGGTGGTGGACAACACTGAG taCAAGCGATACGGACGTGAGACGAAATCCCGTATTCTCGGAGTAATAAATCACGTTGACAAG CTCTATCGGCCTCTGAACATTCGAGTCGTGCTGGTGGGCTTGGAGATCTGGACACACAAAGACTACATTGACGTCGACGTCAATTCGGAGACAGCTCTGGACAATTTCCTCCTGTGGCGCCAGGCTGATCTTCTCCAGAGGGTGAAGCACGACACGGCCCAGTTTGTGAC CGGCAAAGACTTTGACGGAGACACGGTCGGACTGGCAAATAAGTTTGCCATGTGTACTGAAAACTCAGGTGGAGTCAATCAG GATCACCATGACAACCCGATAGGCCTCGCCTCCACCATTGCTCATGAGATGGGACATAACTTTGGCTTGTCCCATGATGCTGCAGGATGTGCGTGTGGTCCGTCCTACAGCAGCGGGAACTGTGTGATGGCCGATAAGCTCAG gacaggaagtcaggcGTTCCCGGAGTTCTTCAGCGACTGCAGCGTGGAGCAGCTCGCTGAGTTCATGGAGCGAGCTCAGCCCAGCTGCTTGTCCAAGCCGTTAAGCTCCATCAAGACCATCGCTGTGGTTCCTCGCTGTGGCAACGCCCTGCTGGACCCCGGAGAGGAGTGTGACTGTGGCACCGTGGAG GAATGCAATAACCCCTGTTGTGATGCCTCCACTTGTCGCCTGACCGGAGGATCGCAGTGCGCTCATGGACAATGCTGTGACAACTGCCAG TTCAAGCCGGCTGGGAGCGTCTGCAGAAAGTCGGCCGGCGACTGTGACCTGCCTGAGTACTGCACCGGAGTGTCGCAGGACTGTCCCGAGGACAGCTTTCACATGAACGGCAAGCCCTGCTACAACCAGGCTCAGGGCTACTGCTACGACGGCCAGTGCCCGACACACGAGCAGCACTGCTGGAGGCTGTTTGGCACAG GCACCAGAGTTGGACTGGACGTGTGTTTTGACCTGAACAAACGGGGTGAAGAAGGTGCTAACTGTGGGAGGAACAGATTCGGCTACACCCCCTGTACAGCACA gaaTCTGAAGTGTGGGTCTATATTTTGTGATGGAGGGGGTGAGTCCATCACCGGTAAACGGGCAGCCTACACTGTGTACAGCATCCAGTGTAAACTGGCTGTGGATGACGATAAAACCAGAAGCATCGACATGGTGCCCAGAGGGACCCGATGTGGACCGAATAAG GTTTGCCTCGACAACAGATGCGTGGATTTATCCGTTTATGGCAAAAAGGAGGATTGTGCAAAGAAATGCAACAACAATGGG GTGTGTAATCATAAGCAAGAGTGTCACTGCAATCCGGGCTGGGCTCCACCCTACTGTGACATCCAGTACGCAGATTTACCTCAAG gtCAGACTGGGATCAtcgctgctgtgtgtgctgttctCTCCATCCTTCTGGTGGTCACTGTGATCATAGCAGGGCTGATGTGCTGCAGAAAGGACAACATGGACAGCTACACCTCTAAAAG GAAAGTGCACTCGGCTCCCGACAGGCTGAACCCGATGTTCCAGGAGCCCGGCGCCAAAGACAGACCTCAGATCAGTCAGCCCACGTTCGTGGAGTCAACGGCAACGCAAGCCTGCGCTCCTCTGATCGTTATGGCGACTCCCAGCAGACCCGCCCCACAG ccaCCGAAGAAACCGTCTTCAGTGTCGTCCACCTCACAAACCGAGCCG